From Nitrospirota bacterium, the proteins below share one genomic window:
- a CDS encoding c-type cytochrome — MTRKVLMAVCGMTLTLAAGWCLAADPSGYGQAGGEFDIRVPRVPAAELAEAKALKPPFQPTPEILAEGKAIFLGRGTCFQCHGPEGKGNGGAAKVLPIQPRNFTNPKFRTLRTPGELMWVLKNGSLGQSGKVPGTGMLPIVGQFLSEEDGWKVLLYELSLGSSQ; from the coding sequence ATGACGCGGAAGGTTCTCATGGCGGTCTGTGGAATGACGCTCACGCTGGCGGCCGGCTGGTGCCTGGCGGCCGATCCGTCCGGCTACGGCCAGGCGGGCGGTGAGTTCGACATCCGGGTTCCGCGGGTGCCGGCCGCCGAATTGGCCGAGGCCAAGGCGCTGAAGCCCCCGTTCCAGCCGACTCCGGAAATCCTCGCGGAGGGCAAGGCAATCTTCTTGGGCCGGGGGACCTGCTTCCAATGTCACGGGCCGGAGGGCAAGGGCAACGGAGGCGCCGCCAAGGTGCTCCCGATCCAGCCCCGCAACTTCACGAACCCGAAGTTCAGGACCCTACGGACTCCCGGCGAGCTCATGTGGGTGCTGAAGAACGGCAGCCTGGGCCAGTCCGGCAAGGTGCCGGGGACCGGCATGCTGCCCATCGTCGGCCAGTTCCTGAGCGAAGAGGATGGATGGAAGGTCCTCCTCTACGAGTTAAGCCTGGGCAGTTCGCAGTAA
- a CDS encoding DnaJ domain-containing protein, which produces MPFDANRLAKYRAGMRRRIEDLRRRTEDSLDFAMDHMMLERVDSYFRIEEGLGEIDRMLPLIEEELVAVQDQSGALRLESRLEFIEDRLEEFDSEIRQRPRRRRRRINFSDFFKAAGGGGTGADGPRGEITSPTEAFAALGLEYGSPMRAVTTAFRQRAKDLHPDVRKGDRSAEPELRRIIEAYQYLKEYWSATLTEPPRES; this is translated from the coding sequence ATGCCCTTTGATGCGAACAGGCTGGCGAAGTACCGGGCGGGGATGCGCCGCCGGATCGAAGACCTCAGGCGACGCACCGAGGACAGCCTGGACTTCGCGATGGACCACATGATGCTGGAGCGGGTGGACTCCTATTTCCGGATCGAGGAAGGGCTGGGCGAGATCGACCGGATGCTCCCGCTGATCGAGGAGGAGCTGGTCGCCGTTCAGGACCAGTCCGGCGCCCTCCGGCTGGAGTCGCGTCTGGAGTTCATCGAGGACCGGCTCGAGGAGTTCGACAGCGAGATCCGCCAGCGGCCCAGGCGCCGCCGCCGGCGGATCAACTTCTCCGACTTTTTCAAGGCCGCCGGCGGGGGAGGGACGGGCGCCGACGGCCCCCGCGGCGAGATCACCAGCCCGACCGAGGCCTTCGCCGCCCTCGGGTTGGAGTACGGCAGCCCGATGCGGGCGGTCACGACCGCTTTCCGGCAGCGCGCCAAGGACCTCCATCCGGACGTCCGCAAGGGCGACCGGAGCGCCGAGCCGGAGCTGCGCCGCATCATCGAGGCCTATCAATACCTCAAGGAGTACTGGAGCGCCACCCTGACCGAGCCGCCCCGGGAGAGCTGA
- the rnd gene encoding ribonuclease D, whose translation MKPHTPQYVTDRDSLRALCRRLLEHDRLAVDTEFVGESSFVPRLELIQVAAGDLCAVLDFPAIGALDSFAEILAEPRIEKVFHAGRQDLELFFAHMGQVPTPVFDTQVAAAMVGYGTQVAYASLVERITGAKLDKSHTLSNWSQRPLTREQITYALEDVQFLLPIREHLQTRLLSLGRLDWAREEFARLGTRLSDGSQDPRLRYQRIKGWEGLKPRAAAVLRELAAWREEEARRRNVPRGRIVRDEGLVELARRAPTSQSALRAIRGLHPSEVERNGEAMLAAIKAGLAVPQSEWPEVPKTGRPEPEAAGLVDLLQAALKALASKEHIAPSLLASSADLQALVEAKHERETLDLPILQGWRRELAGEALLDILRGRTTLSVDPKTGKLRLMQQG comes from the coding sequence GTGAAGCCCCACACGCCACAGTACGTCACCGACCGGGACAGCCTGCGCGCCCTCTGCCGCCGGCTCCTGGAGCACGATCGGCTGGCCGTGGACACCGAGTTCGTGGGCGAGAGCAGCTTCGTGCCGCGCCTGGAATTGATCCAGGTCGCGGCGGGGGACCTCTGCGCCGTGCTCGACTTTCCCGCCATCGGCGCGCTCGACAGTTTCGCCGAGATCCTGGCCGAGCCCCGGATTGAGAAGGTCTTCCACGCGGGCCGCCAGGACCTGGAGCTCTTCTTCGCCCACATGGGGCAGGTGCCGACCCCCGTCTTCGACACCCAGGTCGCAGCCGCCATGGTCGGCTACGGCACGCAGGTGGCCTACGCCAGCCTGGTCGAGCGGATCACGGGAGCGAAGCTGGACAAGTCCCACACCCTGTCGAACTGGAGCCAGCGCCCGCTGACCCGCGAGCAGATCACCTACGCCCTGGAGGACGTCCAGTTCCTGCTGCCCATCCGGGAGCATCTTCAGACGCGACTCCTGTCCCTGGGCCGGCTGGATTGGGCGCGGGAGGAATTCGCCCGCCTGGGCACCCGGTTGAGCGACGGCTCGCAGGATCCCCGGCTGCGCTACCAACGGATCAAGGGATGGGAGGGACTGAAGCCCAGGGCGGCGGCCGTGTTGCGGGAGTTGGCGGCCTGGCGCGAAGAGGAAGCCCGTCGCCGGAACGTGCCGCGGGGGCGGATCGTCCGCGACGAGGGGCTCGTGGAGCTGGCCCGCCGTGCTCCTACGAGCCAGTCGGCCCTGCGGGCGATTCGGGGGCTCCATCCTTCGGAGGTCGAGCGGAACGGGGAGGCCATGCTGGCGGCGATCAAGGCCGGCTTGGCCGTTCCCCAGTCCGAATGGCCGGAGGTGCCGAAGACCGGCAGACCCGAACCGGAAGCGGCCGGGCTGGTGGATCTCCTGCAGGCGGCGCTCAAGGCCCTCGCCTCGAAAGAGCACATCGCGCCCAGCCTGCTGGCCAGTTCCGCCGATCTCCAAGCCCTGGTCGAGGCCAAGCACGAGAGGGAAACACTGGACCTTCCGATCCTGCAGGGTTGGCGGCGGGAGCTGGCCGGGGAGGCCCTGCTGGACATCCTCAGGGGCAGAACGACCCTCAGCGTGGACCCCAAGACCGGGAAGCTCAGGCTGATGCAGCAAGGATGA
- the arsC gene encoding arsenate reductase (glutaredoxin) (This arsenate reductase requires both glutathione and glutaredoxin to convert arsenate to arsenite, after which the efflux transporter formed by ArsA and ArsB can extrude the arsenite from the cell, providing resistance.): MAKLTIYQKPTCSTCREAVKLVQASGTPYETVNYYETPFTKASLKKLLKKAGLGAREVLRAKEEVYKKLGLAKKDLSEDELLDLMVKHPDLIQRPIVEREDRAILARPAETVKRLLG; the protein is encoded by the coding sequence ATGGCGAAGCTGACGATCTATCAGAAACCCACGTGCAGCACCTGCCGGGAGGCCGTCAAGCTGGTGCAGGCCAGCGGCACTCCCTACGAAACCGTGAACTATTACGAGACGCCCTTCACGAAGGCGTCGCTCAAGAAGCTGCTGAAGAAAGCGGGCCTCGGCGCGAGGGAGGTCCTGCGGGCCAAGGAGGAGGTCTACAAGAAGCTCGGGCTGGCCAAGAAGGACCTGTCCGAGGACGAGTTGCTCGATCTGATGGTCAAGCACCCGGATCTGATCCAACGGCCGATCGTGGAACGGGAGGACCGGGCGATTCTGGCCAGGCCGGCGGAAACGGTCAAACGCCTGCTCGGATAA
- a CDS encoding aldo/keto reductase — protein MEYRELGVTGLKASVVGLGTWVIGGWMWGGAEDRESLAAIRRAIELGVNLIDTAPIYGHGRSEELVGRAVAESGQRDRLILATKVGLEWDEARTRVWRNSGRARILREVEESLRRLRTGVIDLYQVHWPNPATPFEETMETLVAVQRQGKIRFIGLSNFTQAQVEQCRAVGPVHVLQPPFNLFERAAQETGLLDFCQTRRIGALIYSPLCRGLLSGKYRGTETFTEGDVRRLDPKFQGERFRDYVACTDRLATVAKRRGKTVGQLAVRWCLDQRGVTVALCGARRPEQIEENVGAADWRLTAEEQQEINRIVAEAVPTPVGPEFMGPP, from the coding sequence ATGGAGTATCGCGAGCTCGGCGTCACCGGCCTCAAAGCCTCGGTCGTCGGCCTGGGGACCTGGGTGATCGGAGGGTGGATGTGGGGAGGCGCGGAAGACCGCGAGTCCCTGGCCGCGATCCGCCGGGCCATCGAGCTGGGTGTGAACCTGATTGACACGGCCCCGATCTACGGACACGGGCGGTCCGAGGAGCTGGTCGGGCGGGCCGTGGCCGAGTCCGGCCAACGGGACCGGCTCATCCTCGCCACCAAGGTGGGGCTGGAGTGGGACGAAGCACGCACCAGGGTCTGGCGGAACTCCGGCCGGGCCCGCATTCTCCGCGAAGTCGAAGAGAGCCTCAGGCGCCTGCGCACCGGCGTGATTGACCTTTACCAGGTGCATTGGCCCAATCCCGCCACCCCCTTCGAAGAGACGATGGAAACGCTTGTCGCGGTACAGCGGCAGGGCAAAATCCGGTTCATCGGGCTCAGCAACTTCACCCAAGCCCAGGTCGAGCAATGTCGCGCCGTCGGACCGGTGCACGTCCTGCAGCCCCCCTTCAACCTGTTCGAGCGCGCTGCGCAGGAGACCGGCCTGCTCGACTTCTGTCAGACCCGCCGCATCGGCGCGCTCATTTATAGCCCCCTCTGCCGCGGGCTCCTCTCCGGGAAGTACCGGGGGACCGAGACCTTCACCGAGGGCGACGTGCGACGACTGGACCCCAAGTTCCAGGGCGAGCGGTTTCGGGACTACGTGGCTTGCACGGATCGGTTGGCGACGGTCGCAAAGCGGAGGGGCAAGACGGTCGGACAGTTGGCCGTCCGCTGGTGCCTTGACCAGCGGGGAGTCACCGTCGCTCTCTGCGGAGCCCGCCGGCCGGAGCAGATCGAGGAGAACGTGGGCGCGGCAGACTGGCGCCTCACCGCCGAGGAGCAGCAGGAAATCAACCGGATCGTGGCCGAGGCTGTCCCGACGCCGGTCGGGCCGGAGTTCATGGGACCGCCGTAA
- a CDS encoding citrate synthase: MPGLAGVPAAKSSVSDVDGERGVLEYRGIRIEELCEKSSFLETAFLLLFGRLPSRSELDRFTGDITGHRRIKYRLVDLIKCLPEHGHPMDALQAAVAALGMFYPGRNVKDMENNYWSAVRLVAKLPTIVAACARLRRGDDQIPPRDDLGFSENFLYMLTEKAPEPVVSRTLDVCLILHAEHTMNASTFTGLVTASTLADPYTVVASSIGALKGPLHGGANEEVVQMLKEIGTPDRVRPYLEEKLGNKQKIMGLGHRVYKVKDPRATILQRLCERLFKACGTSPLYEVALEVERVSTELLREKKTYPNVDFYSGIVYEKMGIEVDFFTPIFAMARVAGWLAHWFEQLRENKLYRPEQIYAGEHNRPYVPIDRR, from the coding sequence ATGCCAGGATTAGCGGGCGTGCCGGCCGCCAAGTCCTCGGTCAGCGACGTGGACGGGGAGCGGGGCGTCCTGGAATACCGGGGCATCAGGATCGAGGAGCTCTGCGAAAAGTCTTCGTTCCTCGAGACGGCCTTTCTCCTGCTCTTCGGACGGCTTCCGTCCCGGTCCGAGCTCGACCGTTTCACCGGCGACATCACCGGCCATCGGCGGATCAAGTACCGGCTCGTGGACCTCATCAAGTGCCTGCCTGAGCACGGGCACCCGATGGACGCTCTCCAGGCGGCCGTGGCAGCCCTGGGCATGTTCTACCCGGGCCGAAACGTGAAGGACATGGAGAACAATTACTGGTCCGCCGTCCGGCTCGTCGCCAAACTGCCCACGATCGTCGCGGCCTGTGCGCGGCTGCGCCGGGGCGACGATCAGATTCCGCCGCGGGACGACCTGGGCTTCTCGGAGAACTTCCTCTACATGCTGACCGAGAAAGCCCCGGAGCCGGTCGTCAGCCGGACGCTGGACGTCTGCCTGATCCTGCACGCGGAGCACACGATGAACGCCTCCACGTTCACGGGCTTGGTGACGGCCTCGACGCTGGCCGACCCCTACACGGTCGTGGCTTCCTCGATCGGGGCCTTGAAGGGCCCCCTGCACGGCGGGGCCAACGAGGAAGTGGTGCAGATGCTCAAGGAGATCGGTACGCCCGATCGCGTGCGCCCCTACCTGGAAGAAAAGCTCGGGAACAAGCAGAAGATCATGGGGCTGGGACACCGGGTCTACAAGGTCAAGGACCCGCGGGCCACGATCCTCCAGCGGCTCTGCGAGCGGCTGTTCAAGGCCTGCGGCACCTCTCCGCTCTATGAGGTCGCGCTGGAAGTGGAGCGGGTTTCCACGGAGCTGTTGAGGGAGAAGAAGACCTATCCGAACGTGGACTTTTACTCGGGGATCGTCTACGAGAAGATGGGCATCGAGGTGGACTTCTTCACGCCGATCTTCGCGATGGCGCGGGTCGCCGGCTGGCTGGCCCACTGGTTCGAGCAACTGCGGGAGAACAAGCTCTACCGGCCCGAGCAGATCTACGCGGGCGAGCACAACCGCCCCTACGTGCCCATCGACCGCCGCTGA
- a CDS encoding DegQ family serine endoprotease produces the protein MRLGFLLLLAGMVHCSEGPGSDAIPAALAAPPAVSAQPAGSVPSNETFVSVAKLARASVVNISSVRKTRLESEPIPSPFFDDPFFRRFFGEEFERRFQPPRERREQGMGSGVIVSADGYIVTNNHVVDQADEITVLLPDKRSLKAKLVGTDPKTDVAVIKVEAADLPTLAWGDSTRLQVGELVLAVGNPFGLNQTVTMGIISAVGRANMGIVDYEDFIQTDAAINPGNSGGALVNLRGELIGINTAIFTRSGGYMGIGFAIPSNMVKNVMSSLVKHGKVVRGWIGVSIQEVSQDLAKEFGAPDTKGALVADVTEDSPAAKAGLERGDIITAYNGTAVNDPAHLRSLIAETAPGATVTLRVWREKSVRDVKITIGELPKELAKASRGRSEGGRGDHALAGVTVETYAPDRPGRQGRSRGDSGAVVKDIEPGSPAERAGLQAGDIIREINRKPVRSAQDFERLTERLSPKAPVLLLISRGNATIFLSINPAG, from the coding sequence ATGCGCCTGGGATTCCTGCTCCTGCTCGCCGGCATGGTCCATTGCTCGGAGGGTCCGGGGTCCGATGCCATCCCTGCGGCCCTGGCCGCCCCTCCAGCGGTTTCGGCCCAGCCGGCCGGCAGCGTTCCGTCCAACGAGACGTTCGTCTCCGTCGCCAAGCTGGCCCGGGCGTCGGTCGTCAACATCTCGTCGGTCCGCAAGACCCGCCTTGAATCCGAGCCGATCCCCAGCCCCTTCTTCGACGATCCCTTCTTCCGGCGCTTTTTCGGCGAGGAATTCGAGCGGCGCTTCCAGCCGCCGCGCGAGCGGCGGGAGCAGGGGATGGGTTCCGGGGTGATCGTGAGCGCGGACGGCTACATCGTGACCAACAACCACGTCGTGGACCAGGCGGACGAGATCACGGTGCTGCTGCCGGACAAGCGGAGCCTCAAGGCGAAGCTGGTGGGCACCGATCCCAAGACCGACGTGGCCGTGATCAAAGTCGAGGCCGCGGATCTCCCCACCCTCGCCTGGGGCGACTCCACCCGACTCCAGGTCGGGGAATTGGTGCTGGCGGTCGGCAACCCGTTCGGCCTGAACCAGACGGTCACGATGGGCATCATCAGCGCGGTGGGCCGCGCGAACATGGGTATCGTCGATTACGAGGACTTCATCCAGACCGACGCCGCGATCAATCCCGGCAATTCCGGCGGAGCGCTGGTGAACCTCAGGGGGGAGCTCATCGGCATCAACACCGCGATCTTCACCAGAAGCGGCGGCTACATGGGGATCGGGTTCGCCATCCCGAGCAACATGGTCAAGAACGTGATGAGCAGCCTCGTCAAGCACGGGAAGGTCGTGCGGGGCTGGATCGGGGTCTCCATCCAGGAAGTCAGTCAGGATCTGGCCAAGGAGTTCGGCGCGCCGGACACCAAGGGCGCGCTGGTGGCCGACGTCACGGAGGACAGTCCGGCGGCCAAGGCCGGACTGGAGCGCGGGGACATCATCACCGCCTACAACGGGACGGCGGTCAACGATCCGGCGCACCTGCGTTCACTGATTGCGGAGACCGCCCCCGGCGCGACCGTGACGCTCCGGGTGTGGCGCGAGAAGTCCGTCCGCGACGTGAAGATCACGATCGGCGAGCTGCCGAAGGAACTGGCCAAGGCCTCGCGCGGCCGCTCCGAGGGCGGCCGGGGTGACCATGCCCTGGCCGGCGTCACCGTGGAGACCTACGCCCCGGACCGGCCCGGACGGCAGGGCCGGTCCCGCGGCGACTCCGGCGCGGTCGTGAAGGACATCGAGCCGGGCAGCCCGGCCGAACGGGCCGGATTGCAGGCCGGGGACATCATCCGGGAGATCAACCGCAAGCCGGTCCGCTCCGCGCAGGACTTCGAGCGGCTGACGGAGCGCCTCTCCCCCAAGGCCCCGGTGCTGCTCCTCATCAGCCGCGGCAATGCCACGATCTTTCTCTCGATCAACCCGGCGGGATAG
- a CDS encoding GYD domain-containing protein, whose protein sequence is MPIYVSLVKFTEHGISTMKQQGIARSEGVQKNIESLGGRLLDAYYCLGDYDVVAILEFPNNRAAMKAAVLNSAMGHIRITTMPAVSRGEWRELLREVWSGKSKRT, encoded by the coding sequence ATGCCCATCTATGTCAGTCTGGTCAAATTCACCGAGCACGGCATTTCGACGATGAAGCAGCAGGGGATCGCCCGGTCGGAGGGGGTCCAGAAGAACATCGAATCACTCGGGGGCCGACTGTTGGACGCCTACTACTGCCTCGGCGACTACGACGTCGTGGCCATCCTGGAATTTCCCAACAACCGGGCGGCCATGAAAGCGGCCGTGCTGAACTCGGCGATGGGCCACATCAGAATCACCACGATGCCGGCCGTCTCGCGCGGCGAGTGGCGCGAATTGCTCCGGGAAGTCTGGTCCGGCAAGTCGAAACGGACCTGA
- a CDS encoding FAD-dependent oxidoreductase: MASSGSQRSHVVLVVGSGPAGMSVANLMSKAGHEVIILNRDIKFGGLAEYGIFPNKLKLRGGLRKTYWEIIERPNVHYFGNVSVGRGKDLTLDDLRSLGASALVFATGAQGTKTIGVEGDTAVGVYHAKDLVYHFNRLPGFAQRPFDMGERVAIIGVGDVMVDIAHWLIRYKQVGEVTAIARRGPAERKYNPKEIRAVCANIDRDALAKELARIRPRLEAIGQNPDEILKAMLDEFTKCEPLQSRTRMGFRFLASPRRVLTDGHNRVRALEIEENGLEPKGQDFSAVGLKQFYEFPCDSVVFAVGDKVDESLGLPYKNGSFLTNPARTTNEPDDALFQAYDEASGKIVEGVFLAGWARKASEGLVGVAKRDGEWCAEVVSRHLETQTPRDRSAIDGLLHRLRRTLEERGVQVIDAGGLRALEEAEKAYGPTADCIGEFKFASNQEMLAQIQRRRETSKATAAR; this comes from the coding sequence ATGGCCTCATCGGGCAGTCAGCGGTCTCATGTCGTCCTCGTCGTCGGGTCCGGCCCGGCCGGGATGTCCGTCGCCAACCTCATGTCCAAAGCCGGCCACGAGGTGATCATCCTGAACCGGGACATCAAATTCGGCGGGCTGGCGGAATACGGCATCTTCCCGAACAAGCTGAAGCTGCGCGGCGGGCTGCGGAAGACTTACTGGGAAATCATCGAGCGGCCCAACGTCCATTATTTCGGGAACGTCTCGGTCGGTCGGGGCAAGGACCTGACCCTGGACGACCTTCGAAGCCTCGGGGCGAGCGCGCTGGTGTTCGCCACCGGCGCCCAGGGCACCAAGACCATCGGCGTGGAGGGAGACACGGCCGTCGGGGTCTACCATGCCAAGGACCTGGTCTATCACTTCAACCGCCTGCCCGGATTCGCCCAGCGTCCGTTCGACATGGGCGAGCGGGTGGCCATCATCGGCGTCGGCGACGTCATGGTGGACATCGCCCATTGGCTCATCCGCTACAAGCAGGTGGGGGAGGTCACGGCGATCGCCAGGCGCGGACCGGCGGAGCGGAAGTACAACCCGAAGGAGATCCGCGCCGTCTGCGCGAACATTGACCGGGACGCCCTGGCCAAGGAGTTGGCCCGCATCCGGCCCAGGCTGGAAGCAATCGGGCAGAACCCGGACGAGATCCTCAAGGCCATGCTCGACGAGTTCACGAAGTGCGAGCCGCTGCAGAGCCGGACCAGGATGGGCTTCCGGTTCCTGGCCTCTCCGCGGCGCGTGCTGACCGACGGCCACAACCGGGTGCGCGCCCTGGAGATCGAGGAGAACGGGCTGGAACCGAAGGGCCAGGACTTCTCCGCGGTCGGGCTCAAGCAGTTCTACGAGTTCCCGTGCGACAGCGTGGTGTTTGCGGTCGGAGACAAGGTGGACGAATCGCTGGGGCTCCCATACAAGAACGGCTCGTTCCTGACGAACCCCGCACGCACGACCAACGAGCCGGACGACGCCCTGTTCCAGGCCTACGACGAGGCCTCGGGCAAGATCGTCGAGGGCGTCTTCCTCGCCGGCTGGGCGCGGAAGGCCAGCGAGGGGCTCGTGGGCGTGGCCAAGCGGGACGGGGAATGGTGCGCCGAGGTCGTGAGCCGCCATCTGGAAACCCAGACGCCCAGAGACCGGTCGGCGATCGACGGCCTCCTGCACCGGCTCCGCCGGACGCTGGAGGAGCGCGGCGTCCAGGTCATCGACGCCGGAGGGCTCCGGGCCCTGGAGGAAGCGGAAAAGGCCTACGGGCCGACGGCCGACTGCATCGGCGAGTTCAAGTTCGCCTCCAACCAGGAGATGCTCGCCCAGATCCAGCGGCGGCGCGAGACGTCCAAAGCCACGGCGGCGCGCTAG
- a CDS encoding NAD(+)/NADH kinase translates to MKTIGILTKPKFPDVKHILKDLVAWLRERRKEVVLDGSTAALIGEPATFKKTQIATLADMVVVLGGDGTMLNAARLVEERGVPILGVNMGGLGFLTEASVEQLYPALEKVFAQEFLLDDRLMLRSQLHRHGEHVAQATVLNDVVISKGTLARMIEVQIAIDGQLVTRLRGDGLIVSTPTGSTAYSLSAGGPIAAPSIQALILTPICPHTLTHRPLLIPSGASLEVTLLSEDEGAMTTFDGQVGVAMTQGDTVTIRVSEHRTRLIRFPDRTYYEVLRRKLKWGDG, encoded by the coding sequence ATGAAAACGATCGGGATCCTGACCAAACCCAAGTTCCCGGACGTCAAGCACATCCTGAAAGACCTCGTGGCGTGGCTGCGGGAGCGACGCAAGGAGGTCGTGCTCGACGGATCCACCGCCGCGCTCATCGGAGAGCCTGCGACCTTCAAGAAGACCCAGATCGCCACGCTGGCCGACATGGTCGTGGTGCTGGGAGGCGACGGGACCATGCTGAACGCCGCGCGGCTGGTCGAAGAGCGGGGGGTGCCGATTCTGGGCGTGAACATGGGGGGGTTGGGGTTTTTGACCGAGGCCAGCGTCGAGCAGCTCTACCCGGCGCTCGAGAAGGTCTTCGCGCAGGAGTTCTTGCTCGACGACCGGCTGATGCTCCGGTCCCAGCTGCACCGTCACGGGGAACACGTCGCCCAGGCGACGGTCCTCAACGACGTGGTGATCAGCAAGGGGACGTTGGCGCGGATGATCGAGGTTCAAATCGCGATCGACGGGCAGCTCGTCACCAGACTGCGGGGGGACGGACTGATCGTTTCGACGCCGACCGGCTCAACGGCCTATTCGCTGTCGGCCGGCGGTCCCATCGCGGCTCCGTCGATCCAGGCCCTGATCCTGACTCCGATCTGCCCGCACACCCTGACCCACCGTCCCCTGTTGATCCCGAGCGGCGCGTCGCTGGAGGTGACGCTGTTGAGCGAGGACGAAGGGGCGATGACGACGTTCGACGGGCAGGTGGGGGTCGCCATGACGCAGGGCGATACGGTGACGATCCGGGTCTCCGAGCACCGGACCCGCCTCATCCGATTCCCGGACCGGACCTACTACGAAGTCCTGCGGCGGAAGCTGAAGTGGGGGGACGGCTGA